The Bombus vancouverensis nearcticus chromosome 9, iyBomVanc1_principal, whole genome shotgun sequence genome includes a window with the following:
- the LOC117163643 gene encoding uncharacterized protein LOC117163643 encodes MFCGNEDEFEPRITPRPASKLDCFAVPCVPEVSLIFDKPVSCKSTEHAHFCSPSEESKGLRSKSSHSSPLNVNGSYAAWKEQNYLGKPLSSKVNDCIAPLKEQSNQNYILHSYLTEGNITNTLNESKRKNYALRDDIYNSSHCKQKSSRENNDSPRKYNYEGSESNTLHTDKEQNTKIQCNNKIRHIDSLSAISQVIKPCINADNYKVKEDEYSSLLYERQLAAHNSNQQKVYNDSVPESNVQNVPTNPGTLQRNELQLPHYLGQQYPYFNMNAYPFPQLHPYPTNNTDNQETVKNLLQIINSQNEQIKSLQIQVDRLLKIQEENLKERKKCSCSFQLQTQSDQFHTNSNNVLGTSNYVTVPENTKRSVYRRDSSQVRKKENCNKNENINQNELILTDAQSKKAFMQQKVSIGVMTSFEFTVQNNPFTMDIENYEKKDGQQKQENLKMCNSVGSHDTNESLRRYKNSFTRMPGAQLENIVEDSESYMSSSQQQSSNLNATTSTKDLEKQAYVDIRRETDTHRSESPKLCKDETTKSNETENRIKKHLENCTVKTRNYENIKTPMIQRNHVCVGTVGTECTAQKNTKFIANTFTNVDQDKEANIQRDNSSLKTNNFVNNSRYHNDYQQEGQPFGLKQNSNCIEDSLILNSDDLKINERPLSPEPSIHIEMQEYSSDDDSENVKRSSKVGWTFYNDVLGQVNQLLQNSCIIDDQQQKQTKVNQNERDETDNRAVLDTVKVATLQQLKKFGISLSENSEAKELNNSNKMAFDLPFYPRLDYQTNMTQATSAVNETNTSMHMKALALKYLTDEQLAELAVQRQGASVNHLMVSNLQGTNMSFATMRYLQRYQLVPGKNNIQTEDINSLQNEMSPKADLKVTNPRNSPKQRLPFSQTPRTTCPSKILDISALKQQPKLL; translated from the exons ATGTTTTGCGGTAATGAAGATGAATTTGAACCGAGAATAACACCAAGACCTGCATCTAAACTTGAT TGTTTTGCAGTACCATGTGTGCCTGAAGTTTCTTTAATATTTGACAAACCTGTAAGTTGTAAGAGTACAGAACATGCACATTTTTGTTCACCATCTGAGGAATCTAAAGGTTTAAGAAGTAAAAGTAGTCATTCTTCTCCATTAAATGTTAATGGATCATATGCAGCCTGGAAAGAACAGAACTATTTAGGGAAACCCCTATCTTCTAAAGTTAATGATTGTATAGCTCCTTTAAAAGAACagtctaatcaaaattatattttacactcGTATTTAACAGAAGGTAATATTACAAATACTTTAAATGAATCCAAACGAAAGAACTATGCTTTAAGggatgatatttataattcttCACACTGCAAGCAAAAATCAAGTAGAGAAAACAATGATTCTCCTCGTAAATATAATTATGAAGGGTCTGAAAGTAATACATTGCATACTGATAAAGAACAAAATACAAAGATACAATGTAACAATAAAATAAGACATATAGATTCGTTGTCTGCTATATCACAAGTCATTAAGCCTTGTATAAATGCTGATAATTACAAAGTTAAAGAAGATGAATATTCTTCACTATTATATGAAAGACAATTAGCAGCTCATAATTCTAACCAACAGAAAGTATATAATGATTCAGTTCCTGAATCAAATGTACAAAATGTACCTACTAATCCAGGTACATTGCAACGAAATGAACTCCAATTACCACATTATTTAGGACAACAATATCCTTATTTTAACATGAATGCATATCCATTTCCTCAACTCCATCCTTATCCTACTAACAATACAGATAATCAAGAAACAGTAaagaatttattacaaattataaatagtCAAAATGAGCAAATTAAATCTTTACAGATACAAGTGGATAGATTGTTGAAAATACaagaagaaaatttaaaagaaagaaaaaaatgctCTTGTTCCTTTCAATTACAAACACAAAGTGATCAATTCCATACAAACTCTAATAATGTTTTAGGTACTTCTAATTATGTTACTGTGCCTGAAAACACAAAAAGAAGTGTCTATCGGAGAGATTCTTCTCAagttagaaaaaaagagaattgtaacaaaaatgaaaatataaatcaaaATGAATTGATATTAACAGATGCACAATCAAAAAAAGCATTTATGCAACAGAAAGTTTCAATTGGTGTAATGACAAGTTTTGAATTCACTGTACAAAATAATCCTTTTACAATGGATattgaaaattatgaaaaaaaagaTGGTCAACAAAAGCAAGAAAATTTAAAGATGTGTAACAGTGTTGGTTCTCATGATACTAATGAATCATTAAGAAGATATAAAAACTCCTTTACTCGAATGCCTGGTGCACAATTAGAAAACATAGTTGAAGACTCAGAGAGTTACATGTCATCTAGTCAACAACAAAGTAGTAACTTAAATGCAACTACTTCTACAAAGGATTTAGAGAAACAAGCTTATGTAGATATTCGAAGAGAAACAGATACTCATAGATCTGAATCTCCAAAATTATGTAAAGATGAAACAACAAAATcaaatgaaactgaaaatagaataaaaaaacaTTTAGAAAACTGTACAGTGAAAACAAGAAATtacgaaaatataaaaacacCAATGATTCAAAGAAATCATGTATGTGTGGGTACTGTAGGTACTGAATGTACTGCccaaaaaaatacaaaatttatagcAAATACCTTTACTAATGTAGATCAAGATAAAGAAGCAAATATACAACGAGATAATAGTTCtttaaaaacaaataattttgtaaataattctcGTTATCACAATGATTATCAACAAGAAGGGCAGCCTTTTGGATTGAAGCAAAATTCAAATTGCATTGAAGACAGTCTAATTTTAAACAGTGATgatttgaaaataaatgaaaggCCACTTAGTCCAGAACCTAGTATCCATATTGAAATGCAGGAGTATTCTAGTGATGATGATAGTGAAAATGTTAAACGAAGTTCAAAAGTGGGCTGGACATTTTACAATGATGTTCTTGGACAAGTAAATCAATTATTACAGAACTCTTGTATTATAGATGATCAACAACAAAAACAAACAAAAGTAAATCAAAATGAACGAGATGAAACTGATAATAGAGCAGTATTAGATACTGTAAAAGTAGCTACATTACAGCAGCTTAAAAAATTCGGAATTAGTTTAAGTGAAAATTCCGAAGCTAAAGAATTGAACAAcagcaacaa aatgGCATTTGACTTACCATTTTATCCACGTTTGGATTATCAAACAAACATGACACAAGCTACAAGTGCTGTAAATGAAACAAATACAAGTATGCATATGAAGGCATTAGCTTTAAAGTATCTAACTGACGAACAACTTGCTGAATTAGCAGTACAAAGGCAAGGTGCTTCAGTTAATCATCTCATGGTTAGCAATTTACAAGGAACAAATATGTCTTTTGCCACAATGCGTTATTTACAAAGATATCAATTAGTTCcaggaaaaaataatattcaaacagaag ATATTAATTCACTACAAAATGAAATGTCTCCAAAGGCAGACTTAAAGGTTACAAATCCAAGAAATAGTCCAAAACAACGTCTTCCATTTAGTCAAACACCGCGAACAACCTGTCCCAGTAAGATTTTAGACATTTCAGCTTTAAAACAGCAACCTAAACTCTTATAA
- the Unc50 gene encoding unc50 RNA binding protein isoform X2 codes for MKYSTSPPVSRCNSPGPVETGSNLPMPVTYRQDCMGAATKCYKYLRKLLKFEQMDFEFALWQMIFLFISPQKVYRNFQSRKQTKSQFARDDPAFLVLLMCCLCISSIGFTIVLGLGFLQFIKLLFYMIFIDYLAAGLIVATVFWIITNRYLRIDKTQDVEWGYAFDIHLNAFFPPLIILHIVQLFLYNGLINYDTFSSRFVGNTIWLIAISYYIYITFLGYTSMEILHKTHIILSTLPIILLMYIMTLCAGINISHLVMEFYHYRVV; via the exons atgaaatattccacATCACCACCAGTAAGCAGATGTAATTCACCAGGTCCAGTTGAAACAGGTTCAAATTTACCTATGCCAGTAACTTACAG GCAAGATTGTATGGGTGCTGCAACAAAATGTTACAAGTATCtgaggaaattattaaaatttgaacaaATGGACTTTGAATTTGCATTATGGCAAatgatctttttatttatatcgcCACAAAAAGTATATAGAAATTTTCAAAGTAGAAAAC AGACAAAGTCACAATTTGCAAGGGATGATCCTGCATTTTTGGTACTATTAATGTGTTGTCTATGTATATCTTCCATTGGTTTTACCATTGTTTTGGGATTAGGATTTCTTCAATTTATAAAGCTACTATTTTATATGATATTTATTGATTACCTTGCAGCTGGCTTAATAGTAGCAACAGTATTTTG GATTATAACAAATCGTTATCTAAGAATTGACAAAACCCAGGATGTAGAATGGGGTTATGCATTTGACATACACTTAAATGCATTTTTTCCACCTTTAATCATACTCCATATCGTACAGTTGTTTTTGTACAATG gtCTTATAAACTATGATACATTTTCATCACGATTTGTTGGAAACACAATCTGGTTAATAGCTATTAGTTACTATATTTACATAACATTCTTGGGTTACACAA GTATGGAAATACTTCACAAAACACATATAATATTATCAACGTTACCAATAATATTACTAATGTATATTATGACATTATGTGCAGGCATCAATATTAGTCATTTAGTTATGGAATTTTATCATTATCGAGTTGTTTGA
- the Unc50 gene encoding unc50 RNA binding protein isoform X1, translating into MNVKLNQIEWNLTNNCRVSNSKMKYSTSPPVSRCNSPGPVETGSNLPMPVTYRQDCMGAATKCYKYLRKLLKFEQMDFEFALWQMIFLFISPQKVYRNFQSRKQTKSQFARDDPAFLVLLMCCLCISSIGFTIVLGLGFLQFIKLLFYMIFIDYLAAGLIVATVFWIITNRYLRIDKTQDVEWGYAFDIHLNAFFPPLIILHIVQLFLYNGLINYDTFSSRFVGNTIWLIAISYYIYITFLGYTSMEILHKTHIILSTLPIILLMYIMTLCAGINISHLVMEFYHYRVV; encoded by the exons ATGAATGTAAAATTGAATCAGATTGAATGGAATCTGACCAATAACTGTCGTGTTTCAA ATTctaaaatgaaatattccacATCACCACCAGTAAGCAGATGTAATTCACCAGGTCCAGTTGAAACAGGTTCAAATTTACCTATGCCAGTAACTTACAG GCAAGATTGTATGGGTGCTGCAACAAAATGTTACAAGTATCtgaggaaattattaaaatttgaacaaATGGACTTTGAATTTGCATTATGGCAAatgatctttttatttatatcgcCACAAAAAGTATATAGAAATTTTCAAAGTAGAAAAC AGACAAAGTCACAATTTGCAAGGGATGATCCTGCATTTTTGGTACTATTAATGTGTTGTCTATGTATATCTTCCATTGGTTTTACCATTGTTTTGGGATTAGGATTTCTTCAATTTATAAAGCTACTATTTTATATGATATTTATTGATTACCTTGCAGCTGGCTTAATAGTAGCAACAGTATTTTG GATTATAACAAATCGTTATCTAAGAATTGACAAAACCCAGGATGTAGAATGGGGTTATGCATTTGACATACACTTAAATGCATTTTTTCCACCTTTAATCATACTCCATATCGTACAGTTGTTTTTGTACAATG gtCTTATAAACTATGATACATTTTCATCACGATTTGTTGGAAACACAATCTGGTTAATAGCTATTAGTTACTATATTTACATAACATTCTTGGGTTACACAA GTATGGAAATACTTCACAAAACACATATAATATTATCAACGTTACCAATAATATTACTAATGTATATTATGACATTATGTGCAGGCATCAATATTAGTCATTTAGTTATGGAATTTTATCATTATCGAGTTGTTTGA